In Nitrospira sp., a single genomic region encodes these proteins:
- a CDS encoding class I SAM-dependent methyltransferase — MRISVNTPLKSGPSLAAAAGQALVLGIVLSWVPATAEPPHGRQSTSGVLEYLDRLDRPERDQDQKPAQVVETLDLKPGMAVADLGSGSGYFTRRFVEAVTEAGKVYAIDIEPEALKYVEESLVQMRRPYTVEFLLARPDNPKLPDESVDLIFVCNTYHHLENRSVYFRNTKSALRRGGRIAIVDFFHDERSGDLGFSKRHLVPRHAVVEEMAAAGYDLAGEHTFLSKQYFLIFAPR; from the coding sequence ATGAGGATCTCCGTCAACACCCCGCTGAAGTCCGGGCCGTCGCTCGCGGCAGCGGCCGGCCAGGCTCTGGTTCTCGGCATCGTGCTGTCGTGGGTGCCGGCGACGGCGGAGCCGCCTCATGGCCGGCAGTCGACCTCGGGCGTGTTGGAGTATCTCGATCGACTCGACCGGCCGGAGCGGGATCAGGATCAGAAGCCGGCGCAGGTCGTTGAGACGTTGGACCTGAAGCCGGGCATGGCCGTGGCCGATCTGGGGTCCGGGTCCGGCTATTTTACCCGCCGGTTCGTCGAAGCCGTCACCGAGGCGGGTAAGGTTTATGCGATTGATATCGAGCCGGAGGCCCTCAAGTATGTGGAGGAGAGCCTCGTCCAGATGCGCCGGCCCTACACAGTGGAATTCCTCCTCGCGCGTCCCGACAACCCGAAGCTCCCCGACGAATCGGTCGATCTGATCTTTGTTTGCAACACCTACCACCATCTGGAAAACCGATCCGTCTACTTCCGCAACACCAAATCCGCCCTCAGGCGGGGAGGTCGGATCGCGATCGTCGATTTCTTTCACGACGAGCGATCAGGGGATCTCGGCTTCAGCAAACGACATCTGGTTCCACGCCATGCAGTCGTGGAGGAGATGGCCGCCGCCGGATACGACCTTGCGGGGGAGCATACCTTCCTCTCGAAACAGTACTTTCTCATCTTCGCTCCGCGCTGA
- a CDS encoding aldo/keto reductase, whose amino-acid sequence MQYVQLGRSGVKVSRLCLGTMNFGPQASEADSFAMMDRALELGINFFDTANVYGWKTGEGWTEQIVGRWLAQGGRRDQIVLATKVYGRMGDRPNQSRLSALHIKRACEASLRRLQTDCIDLYQMHHIDRDTPWDEIWQAMEQLVKEGKVLYVGSSNFAGWHLAQAQELARSRHFFGLVSEQSLYNLTERTIELEVIPACEVYGIGLLPWSPLARGMLAGALEPATTGRRADPEIQKDIDSHRPKLEAYDSLCRQLGERPADVALAWLLHQEVVTAPIIGPRTMDQLNESMRALTLTLSRETLERLDKIFPGPGGPAPEAYAW is encoded by the coding sequence ATGCAGTACGTTCAGCTCGGCCGCTCGGGCGTCAAGGTCAGTCGTCTCTGCCTCGGCACGATGAATTTTGGGCCCCAGGCGAGCGAGGCGGACAGTTTTGCCATGATGGACCGCGCGCTCGAACTCGGCATTAATTTTTTCGATACGGCGAATGTCTACGGATGGAAAACAGGAGAGGGCTGGACGGAGCAGATCGTCGGACGCTGGCTGGCGCAGGGAGGCCGGCGCGATCAGATCGTCTTGGCGACGAAAGTCTACGGCCGCATGGGCGACCGACCGAACCAATCCAGGCTATCGGCGCTCCATATCAAGCGAGCCTGCGAGGCCAGCCTGCGCCGGCTCCAGACGGACTGCATCGACCTGTATCAGATGCATCACATCGATCGGGACACTCCGTGGGATGAAATCTGGCAGGCCATGGAACAGCTCGTCAAGGAAGGCAAGGTGCTCTATGTCGGCAGCAGCAACTTCGCCGGTTGGCATCTCGCCCAGGCACAAGAGCTGGCCCGTAGTCGCCATTTTTTCGGTCTCGTCTCCGAGCAGAGTCTGTACAACCTGACCGAGCGGACGATCGAACTGGAAGTGATCCCGGCTTGCGAAGTCTATGGGATCGGCCTGCTTCCCTGGAGCCCCCTCGCGCGCGGGATGTTGGCGGGGGCCCTCGAGCCGGCGACGACGGGCCGACGCGCCGACCCGGAGATCCAAAAGGACATCGACTCCCATCGTCCCAAGCTCGAAGCCTACGACTCATTGTGCAGACAACTCGGCGAACGTCCCGCCGATGTGGCGCTGGCCTGGCTGCTGCATCAAGAGGTCGTCACCGCCCCGATCATCGGCCCGCGCACGATGGATCAGTTGAACGAGAGCATGCGGGCGCTGACGCTCACCTTGAGCCGGGAGACGTTGGAGCGGCTTGACAAGATCTTCCCCGGCCCCGGCGGTCCCGCGCCGGAAGCGTACGCCTGGTGA
- a CDS encoding SIMPL domain-containing protein (The SIMPL domain is named for its presence in mouse protein SIMPL (signalling molecule that associates with mouse pelle-like kinase). Bacterial member BP26, from Brucella, was shown to assemble into a channel-like structure, while YggE from E. coli has been associated with resistance to oxidative stress.) produces MRLRMFLFALMIVPVAAQAGGGTAPDVPTLTVNGTGIVTVQPDTAFVTLGMETAAKSLSEAQRLNGAVMQKVMDRLQQLKIDKDRIQTSSFNVTPQYRPPSKHPVDAPAPAPEIVGYTVSNRVTVEIRDLQKVAAVIEETSAAGANLFQGLHWGLRDEQPARLQALKVAAGKAREKAATLSDALNLKLVRFMHVTEGIQFIRPAPYAGRAMMAADSGGGDIPLASGEMKVEATVTLSYEISKD; encoded by the coding sequence ATGCGACTGCGTATGTTTCTATTCGCGTTGATGATCGTTCCCGTCGCCGCCCAGGCCGGCGGTGGAACTGCACCGGACGTCCCGACTCTGACGGTCAACGGTACCGGCATCGTGACCGTCCAGCCCGATACGGCCTTCGTCACATTGGGCATGGAGACGGCCGCCAAGTCCTTGTCCGAGGCCCAGCGTCTGAACGGCGCAGTGATGCAGAAGGTGATGGACCGGCTGCAGCAGTTGAAGATCGACAAGGATCGCATTCAAACCTCGTCGTTCAACGTCACGCCACAGTACCGGCCTCCGAGCAAGCATCCTGTGGACGCGCCGGCGCCGGCCCCGGAGATCGTCGGCTATACGGTGAGTAACCGTGTCACGGTCGAGATCCGCGACCTGCAGAAAGTCGCGGCGGTGATAGAAGAAACCTCGGCCGCAGGCGCCAACCTCTTTCAAGGATTGCATTGGGGCTTGCGCGACGAGCAGCCGGCGCGCCTGCAGGCGCTCAAGGTCGCGGCAGGAAAGGCCCGCGAAAAAGCCGCGACCTTAAGCGACGCGTTAAATCTCAAACTCGTGCGCTTCATGCACGTGACCGAAGGGATTCAGTTCATCCGTCCGGCACCCTATGCAGGACGCGCGATGATGGCGGCGGATAGCGGAGGCGGAGACATCCCCCTTGCGTCCGGGGAAATGAAAGTCGAAGCGACGGTCACGCTGAGCTACGAAATCAGCAAGGACTAG
- a CDS encoding TMEM175 family protein — MKTLHLFLKRSHTHERLCAVSDGVYAIALTLLVLDLKVPEVPGITDSELTQDLVQQVPNFVAYTVGFLLIARFWVNHHRIFQSAVLCDEWALGLNLVHLFFISLTPYAASLIGHYEGDRIAAIIFSSNLGLSSLSLTVLGHYVLAREEWRNKESDGTWAEIPWWTAYTGPGVALGSIVLSFLSIEVALLFWLVLPLRDLILLTRLSRSQDRRTHQEI; from the coding sequence GTGAAAACCCTGCACCTGTTTCTGAAACGCTCGCACACACATGAACGCCTCTGCGCCGTTTCGGATGGCGTGTATGCGATCGCCCTCACCCTGCTCGTGTTGGATCTCAAAGTTCCGGAAGTTCCAGGGATCACCGATTCCGAGCTGACGCAGGACTTGGTCCAGCAAGTTCCCAACTTTGTCGCCTACACCGTCGGATTTCTTCTGATCGCCCGCTTCTGGGTCAATCATCACCGGATCTTCCAGTCGGCGGTCCTGTGTGACGAATGGGCTCTGGGGTTGAACCTTGTCCATCTGTTCTTTATTTCGCTGACGCCCTACGCGGCTTCCTTGATCGGCCATTATGAGGGCGATCGCATCGCCGCGATCATCTTTTCTTCCAATCTTGGATTGTCGTCATTGTCGCTGACCGTGCTCGGACATTACGTGCTGGCAAGAGAAGAATGGCGAAACAAGGAATCGGACGGAACCTGGGCTGAAATCCCTTGGTGGACAGCCTATACAGGTCCTGGAGTCGCGCTAGGGAGTATTGTTCTGTCCTTCCTGAGCATTGAGGTCGCGCTCCTTTTCTGGCTCGTCCTCCCGTTGCGAGACCTCATCCTATTAACCCGCCTGTCTCGATCCCAAGATCGCCGCACTCATCAAGAAATTTAA
- a CDS encoding heavy metal translocating P-type ATPase — protein sequence MAVEQTTVAVIHTSPGRVRLRVDRLKRNRQYAQHIEQSLQSIPSVREVSLSPSIGSLVVQFDSPTTLSAGVWRSMASALGVAPQTFGGLTVNSLTARPQDDKQAPQCDSSPHETGPGSVGGIGTLADTSIVHSLQDRVRLRVPALKTSSDLSQGMERILHDQPGVTEVSVSEWSASVTVSYDPSLWTSERLCAWLRGLGVEQVSAYQSTGTRSGRAAAEGETSGNELWYSSAGIGLALLLEPLAAPLLPVLLVASALPMLKRAHRSLSEDGKLNVDVLDASATSLLVVQANFPMALFMVWLINVADWIRDLTMMRSKKAIEEILGYQNIEAWVVRDGQKIRVNVTEVRLGETVVVYPGERIAVDGTVLSGKALVDQAALTGESVPVEKEEGSLVYAATVVREGKLYICAERIGNETEAGQILRLVEAAPARETKIQNYAVKWANDLVPYSFLGGAFAAAGGGGIPGAAAVLIVDYGTGIRIAAPTTVLSAMTKAIRNGILIKGGRHLETLAEVDAVVFDKTGTLTTGHPDVIEVVPFESWTSDEVLALAASAELRLTHPVADAVVRAAETRRLTIPERTASEYTLGLGVEALVNGAVILVGSPRFMTQRGVTFSSDAGERIADLQRRAVSPLCVARDGSIIGLLAISDPLRPEAQEVVQALRERGIKHIVMLTGDHKDVARQVAEEIGITEYEAEVFPGEKSKTVERLQSQGYKVAVVGDGINDSPMLAYADVGIAVEGGTEAARETAPVVLLHGGLWKVPLAIDIGRETVSLIQQNWKIISIPNTIALGLAVIGLLGPIGATLLSNGSAIIATMNGLRPIMEQRPVKVICTARETVRPLPAPVDEKVILAG from the coding sequence GGGCGTCGCGCCGCAGACGTTCGGCGGTCTGACAGTCAACTCCCTCACTGCTCGGCCGCAGGACGACAAGCAGGCCCCTCAATGTGATTCTTCCCCTCACGAGACCGGCCCCGGTTCTGTCGGTGGCATCGGAACACTGGCCGATACGAGTATCGTGCACAGTCTTCAAGACCGAGTGCGCTTGCGGGTCCCCGCGCTCAAGACTTCCTCCGACCTGTCTCAAGGGATGGAGCGGATCCTCCATGATCAACCCGGGGTCACCGAAGTGAGCGTGAGCGAATGGTCCGCGAGCGTCACCGTCTCGTACGATCCCTCGCTCTGGACGTCCGAGCGTCTCTGTGCGTGGCTACGGGGGTTGGGCGTAGAGCAAGTCTCCGCGTATCAGTCCACCGGAACGAGATCGGGTCGAGCGGCTGCTGAAGGGGAAACCTCCGGTAATGAACTGTGGTATTCCAGCGCCGGGATCGGCCTCGCACTGTTGCTGGAACCCCTGGCGGCTCCGTTGCTCCCGGTCTTACTCGTGGCTAGCGCATTGCCGATGCTGAAACGGGCTCATCGCTCGCTGTCGGAAGACGGCAAGCTGAACGTGGATGTGCTCGATGCTTCGGCCACCTCCTTACTCGTCGTGCAAGCCAACTTCCCCATGGCTCTTTTCATGGTCTGGCTGATCAACGTCGCCGACTGGATACGAGACCTGACGATGATGCGTTCCAAGAAGGCGATCGAGGAGATCCTGGGCTATCAGAACATCGAAGCCTGGGTGGTGCGGGACGGTCAAAAAATACGTGTCAACGTGACGGAGGTTCGGCTCGGCGAGACAGTGGTTGTCTATCCGGGTGAGCGCATTGCCGTGGATGGCACGGTGCTCAGCGGCAAAGCCCTGGTGGACCAGGCCGCTCTTACCGGTGAATCGGTCCCGGTTGAGAAGGAAGAGGGTAGCCTCGTGTACGCCGCGACGGTCGTTCGAGAAGGAAAGCTGTATATTTGCGCCGAGCGCATCGGAAACGAAACCGAGGCGGGCCAGATTCTACGTCTCGTCGAGGCTGCGCCGGCTCGCGAAACCAAAATACAGAATTACGCCGTCAAGTGGGCGAATGATCTTGTGCCCTACAGCTTCCTGGGCGGCGCGTTCGCCGCAGCCGGCGGCGGCGGGATCCCCGGTGCGGCCGCGGTGCTGATCGTCGATTACGGAACCGGGATTCGAATCGCCGCACCGACAACGGTGCTGTCCGCCATGACGAAGGCGATCCGGAACGGTATTCTGATCAAAGGAGGGCGGCACCTCGAAACTCTGGCAGAAGTCGATGCGGTCGTCTTCGACAAGACCGGCACGCTCACCACAGGGCATCCGGATGTCATCGAGGTGGTGCCGTTTGAATCCTGGACCTCCGACGAGGTCTTGGCTTTGGCCGCCTCGGCAGAGCTGCGCCTGACACATCCCGTGGCCGACGCCGTTGTTCGGGCGGCTGAGACGAGACGTCTGACGATTCCTGAGCGCACGGCTTCGGAGTATACCTTGGGCCTCGGAGTCGAGGCCCTTGTCAACGGCGCAGTCATCCTTGTCGGCAGTCCTCGGTTCATGACGCAACGCGGCGTGACCTTCTCATCGGACGCGGGAGAGCGCATCGCGGATCTGCAGCGACGTGCGGTCTCGCCGCTCTGTGTCGCGCGGGACGGATCGATCATCGGTCTCCTCGCGATCTCTGATCCCTTGCGACCGGAAGCGCAAGAGGTCGTCCAGGCGCTGCGCGAACGCGGCATCAAGCACATCGTCATGCTGACGGGTGATCACAAAGATGTCGCGCGGCAGGTTGCCGAAGAGATCGGCATCACGGAATACGAGGCGGAGGTGTTCCCGGGCGAAAAGTCCAAAACGGTCGAGCGCCTCCAATCACAGGGTTACAAGGTGGCCGTGGTCGGGGATGGGATCAACGATTCCCCGATGCTGGCATATGCCGATGTGGGCATCGCGGTCGAAGGCGGGACGGAGGCGGCCAGGGAAACGGCTCCGGTGGTCCTCTTGCATGGTGGTCTTTGGAAGGTTCCGCTCGCGATCGACATCGGACGAGAAACCGTGTCGTTGATCCAGCAAAACTGGAAAATTATCTCCATTCCCAACACAATCGCCCTCGGCCTGGCCGTCATCGGCCTACTCGGACCGATCGGAGCCACCTTGCTCAGCAACGGCTCGGCGATCATCGCGACGATGAACGGCCTCCGTCCAATCATGGAACAGCGGCCCGTCAAGGTCATCTGCACGGCGCGTGAAACCGTAAGGCCCTTACCCGCTCCTGTGGATGAGAAGGTGATCCTCGCCGGATGA